The following are encoded in a window of Bradyrhizobium guangdongense genomic DNA:
- a CDS encoding MexW/MexI family multidrug efflux RND transporter permease subunit, with translation MAFTDIFIKRPVLSVVVSLLILLIGLRAAMVLPIRQYPKLSNTVINITTVYPGASADLIQGFITTPIEQAVASAEGVDYITSSSVLGTSTIQVYIKLNFDPNQALTEVLAKTNSVKYLIPKESNDPIVTKTTGQTTAVMYLGFSSEELSGSAISDYLTRVVQPVLSTVDGVASADILGGQTFAMRLWLDPVKMAGRNVSPADVASAITANNFQSAAGQTKGYLIVSNVSTNTGLTDVNQFKKMIVKAKDGGFVRMEDIATVELAAQSTDASVAFNGEHAIFIGVQATPQGNPLTLVKGVRALFPELERNLPPSMKMKVAYDSTKFIQSSIDEVEKTLGEAVIIVIVVIFLFLASLRSVIIPVVTIPLSMIGVCTLMLALGFSFNLLTLLAMVLAIGLVVDDAIVVVENIHRHLEEGKTPVQASLQGAREIVGPVVSMTITLAAVYAPIGFLGGLTGSLFREFAFTLAGSVIVSGVIALTLSPMMCSVLLKNTEEGRFAKLVNRVFGALTRWYGRRLDRSLDYKAITGLFAVTILGLVGFLYMHTSKELAPEEDQGIVFAVTKAPKYANIDYVDFYGDKLDKKFQSFPETDLRFVLNGINGPQGGIAGMLLKPWDERKRSSIALKPLVQAELSKIEGVQAFAFNLPPLPGGPGGLPVQMVISSTAGFQTVYEQMEKLKDAARKSGMFIVSDSDLAYNQPNVEVTIDRTKAQDLGVNMQNLGSTLAVLLGGNYINRFNLQGRSYQVIPQVPRSERLSPESLGGYYVTTNTGQQLPLSTVVSIKTKTDPNSLTHYNQLNSATFSAVPMPGVTVGAAVDFLEGEAKKLPQGFSHDYLADSRQYVQEGNQLAITFGFALIIIFLVLAAQFESLRDPFVIMISVPMAIVGALIPLFFGVATMNIYTQVGLLTLVGLITKHGILMVEFANELQVNERLDRRSAIEMSARIRLRPILMTTAAMVTGLIPLLTASGAGAASRFSIGLVVVAGMSIGTLFTLFVLPAVYVVLATDHRAAADSERNKQVNELDLSGKALRPT, from the coding sequence ATGGCCTTTACTGATATTTTCATCAAGCGCCCGGTTCTGTCGGTCGTTGTCAGCTTGCTGATCCTGCTGATCGGACTGCGCGCGGCGATGGTGCTGCCGATCCGGCAGTATCCGAAACTGTCGAACACGGTCATCAACATCACGACCGTTTATCCCGGCGCGTCCGCGGACCTGATCCAGGGCTTCATCACGACGCCGATCGAGCAGGCGGTCGCTTCCGCCGAGGGCGTGGACTATATCACCTCATCCTCGGTGCTCGGCACCTCGACGATCCAGGTCTACATCAAGCTGAATTTCGATCCGAACCAGGCGCTCACCGAGGTGCTGGCCAAGACGAACTCGGTCAAATACCTGATCCCGAAGGAGTCCAACGACCCGATCGTCACCAAGACCACGGGCCAGACCACGGCCGTGATGTATCTCGGATTCTCCTCGGAGGAGCTGTCGGGCTCGGCGATCTCGGACTACCTGACGCGCGTGGTTCAGCCGGTGCTGTCGACGGTGGACGGCGTGGCCTCGGCCGACATCCTCGGCGGTCAGACCTTTGCGATGCGGCTCTGGCTTGATCCGGTGAAGATGGCCGGCCGCAACGTATCGCCGGCGGACGTCGCCTCCGCGATCACGGCCAACAACTTCCAGTCCGCGGCGGGCCAGACCAAAGGCTACCTCATCGTCTCGAACGTCTCGACGAACACGGGTCTGACCGACGTCAACCAGTTCAAGAAGATGATCGTCAAGGCCAAGGACGGCGGCTTTGTGCGCATGGAGGACATCGCCACCGTCGAGCTTGCCGCCCAGAGCACGGACGCGAGCGTCGCCTTCAACGGCGAGCATGCGATCTTCATCGGCGTGCAGGCGACGCCACAGGGCAACCCACTGACATTGGTCAAGGGCGTGCGCGCACTGTTCCCCGAGCTCGAACGCAACCTGCCGCCGTCGATGAAGATGAAGGTCGCCTACGACTCGACCAAGTTCATCCAATCCTCGATCGACGAGGTGGAGAAGACGCTGGGCGAAGCCGTGATCATCGTGATCGTGGTGATCTTCCTGTTCCTGGCTTCGCTCCGCTCGGTCATCATCCCTGTGGTCACCATCCCGCTGTCGATGATCGGCGTCTGTACCTTGATGCTGGCGCTGGGATTCAGTTTCAACCTGCTGACCCTGCTCGCGATGGTGCTCGCGATCGGCCTCGTGGTCGACGATGCCATTGTCGTGGTGGAGAACATCCACCGCCATCTGGAGGAAGGGAAGACGCCAGTCCAGGCATCGCTCCAAGGCGCGCGCGAGATCGTCGGCCCCGTCGTGTCGATGACCATCACGCTCGCGGCCGTGTATGCCCCCATCGGCTTCCTCGGCGGCCTCACCGGTTCGCTGTTCCGCGAATTCGCCTTCACCCTCGCCGGCTCGGTGATCGTGTCGGGCGTGATCGCCCTGACGCTGTCGCCGATGATGTGTTCGGTGCTCCTCAAGAACACCGAAGAGGGCCGCTTCGCAAAGCTCGTCAACAGAGTGTTCGGCGCGCTGACCCGTTGGTACGGCCGCCGGCTCGATCGCTCGCTCGACTACAAGGCCATCACCGGCCTGTTCGCGGTGACGATCCTCGGGCTTGTCGGCTTCCTCTACATGCACACCTCGAAAGAGCTGGCGCCTGAGGAAGACCAGGGCATCGTGTTCGCGGTGACCAAGGCGCCGAAATACGCCAACATCGACTATGTCGATTTCTACGGCGACAAGCTCGACAAGAAGTTTCAGAGCTTCCCGGAGACCGATCTTCGCTTCGTGCTGAACGGCATCAACGGTCCGCAAGGCGGCATCGCCGGCATGCTGCTCAAACCGTGGGACGAGCGCAAGCGCTCCTCGATCGCGCTGAAGCCTCTGGTTCAGGCCGAGCTTTCCAAGATCGAGGGCGTCCAGGCCTTCGCATTCAACCTGCCGCCGCTGCCGGGCGGCCCTGGGGGCTTGCCGGTGCAGATGGTCATCAGCTCCACCGCGGGCTTCCAGACCGTTTATGAGCAGATGGAGAAGCTGAAGGACGCGGCCCGCAAGAGCGGCATGTTCATCGTCTCCGACAGCGATCTCGCCTACAACCAGCCGAACGTCGAAGTCACGATCGACCGCACCAAGGCGCAGGATCTTGGCGTCAACATGCAGAATCTCGGCTCGACGCTCGCGGTTCTGCTCGGCGGCAACTATATCAACCGCTTCAATCTCCAAGGACGTTCGTATCAGGTGATCCCGCAGGTGCCGCGTAGCGAGCGCCTCTCTCCGGAATCGCTCGGAGGCTATTATGTGACGACCAATACCGGGCAGCAGCTTCCGCTGTCGACCGTGGTCTCGATCAAGACCAAGACCGATCCGAATTCGCTGACGCACTACAATCAGCTCAACTCGGCGACGTTCTCGGCCGTGCCGATGCCCGGCGTCACCGTCGGCGCCGCGGTGGACTTCCTCGAGGGCGAGGCCAAGAAGCTGCCGCAGGGATTCAGTCACGACTATCTCGCGGATTCCAGGCAGTACGTGCAGGAAGGCAATCAGCTCGCCATCACCTTCGGCTTCGCGCTGATCATCATCTTCCTGGTGCTGGCCGCGCAGTTCGAGAGCCTGCGGGATCCGTTCGTGATCATGATCTCGGTGCCGATGGCGATCGTGGGTGCCTTGATCCCGCTGTTCTTCGGCGTGGCGACCATGAACATCTACACCCAGGTCGGTCTGCTCACTCTGGTGGGCCTGATCACCAAGCACGGCATCCTGATGGTGGAGTTCGCCAACGAACTCCAGGTCAACGAGCGGCTCGACCGCCGCTCGG
- a CDS encoding efflux RND transporter periplasmic adaptor subunit, which produces MNIVTEHKISGEPIDSKAPKRPVRPVLWFIIVGTLLGALVGGLVWFNYFRGQMIKQFFANNKPPPTLVSAAEAKSEVVPNLLTAVGGLAAVHQVDVTADVNGRVTEIKFEPGTHVEAGTPLVQLFDAPEQGDLANYKAQATGAQLALDRAKQLAARQFGPQSTVDAAQATYDQAMAGIAKTEALISQKLVRAPFSGELGVRKVEVGQYLTAGTAIVSLTDLSELWANFTVTEKDSGSLKVGQPVRLKVDAYPGRTFDGKITTIEPQIATDTRNIRVQATIANPEKILKPGMFVTTTVVLPDNPAVITVPETAVDYTLYGDSVFVITEKKEADGKTSLSAVRTFVQTGNRVNGRVEIIKGVKAGDKVVAVGQLKLQSGAPVAISTDPAPQIPAQPPRY; this is translated from the coding sequence ATGAACATCGTAACCGAACACAAGATTTCGGGCGAACCGATCGACAGCAAGGCTCCCAAGCGTCCGGTCCGGCCGGTGCTGTGGTTCATCATCGTCGGCACGCTTCTCGGCGCCCTCGTCGGTGGTCTCGTCTGGTTCAATTATTTCCGCGGCCAGATGATCAAGCAGTTCTTCGCCAACAACAAGCCGCCGCCGACCCTGGTCAGCGCAGCGGAAGCGAAGTCCGAGGTGGTGCCGAACCTGCTCACCGCGGTCGGCGGTCTCGCCGCCGTGCACCAGGTCGACGTCACCGCCGACGTCAATGGCCGCGTGACCGAGATCAAGTTTGAGCCCGGTACGCATGTCGAGGCCGGCACTCCGCTGGTGCAGCTGTTCGACGCCCCGGAGCAGGGTGACCTTGCCAATTACAAGGCGCAGGCAACTGGCGCGCAGCTCGCGCTCGACCGCGCCAAACAATTGGCGGCGCGCCAGTTTGGTCCGCAGTCGACCGTCGATGCCGCGCAGGCGACCTATGACCAAGCCATGGCCGGGATCGCCAAGACCGAAGCGCTGATCTCGCAGAAGCTGGTGCGCGCGCCGTTCTCCGGCGAGCTCGGCGTCCGTAAGGTCGAGGTCGGCCAGTATCTGACCGCCGGCACGGCGATCGTATCGCTGACGGATCTGTCGGAACTGTGGGCCAACTTCACGGTAACGGAAAAGGACTCGGGCAGCCTCAAGGTCGGCCAGCCGGTCCGGCTGAAGGTCGACGCCTATCCGGGCCGCACCTTCGACGGCAAGATCACCACGATCGAGCCGCAGATCGCGACCGATACCCGTAACATCCGCGTGCAGGCGACGATCGCCAATCCGGAGAAGATCCTGAAGCCGGGTATGTTCGTGACCACCACCGTGGTGCTGCCGGACAACCCGGCCGTGATCACCGTTCCCGAAACCGCGGTCGACTACACGCTGTATGGAGACTCGGTATTCGTGATCACCGAGAAGAAGGAAGCGGACGGCAAGACCAGCCTCTCCGCAGTGCGTACCTTCGTGCAGACCGGTAACCGCGTCAACGGTCGTGTCGAGATCATCAAGGGCGTCAAGGCGGGCGACAAGGTCGTCGCCGTCGGCCAGCTGAAGCTGCAGTCGGGCGCACCCGTTGCGATTTCGACCGATCCGGCTCCGCAGATCCCTGCGCAGCCGCCGCGCTACTGA
- a CDS encoding TetR/AcrR family transcriptional regulator has product MSSLRMTSDLRRQLILGAAKRCFARHGYNGTTTKSVAAAAAISEALLFKHFPSKAALYAEILSDECEADPALTELLEREPSTATLVELIRGMVQHFLLIADGPDQEEAQRLRLMATSHLDDGEFARLLYAKIEALIGPIFVASLDRAVAAGDARVCGGEPLNLFWFAHHTVMTAALTRLPSMPCLAYGGPNDLERQLCEFLLRGIGLNDAAIASHLGHDQAGGVGKTAIAESV; this is encoded by the coding sequence ATGAGCTCATTGCGTATGACGAGCGACCTGAGGCGTCAATTGATCCTCGGTGCCGCGAAACGCTGCTTTGCCCGACACGGTTATAACGGCACCACGACCAAGAGCGTGGCGGCCGCTGCTGCCATTTCCGAGGCGCTGCTGTTCAAGCATTTCCCGTCCAAGGCGGCGCTCTACGCCGAGATCCTGAGCGACGAATGCGAAGCGGACCCGGCGCTGACCGAGCTCCTCGAGCGGGAGCCGTCGACGGCTACCCTGGTCGAGCTGATCCGCGGCATGGTCCAGCATTTCCTGCTGATCGCCGACGGTCCTGATCAGGAGGAGGCGCAACGCCTGCGACTGATGGCCACCAGTCATCTGGATGACGGCGAGTTCGCGCGTTTGCTATATGCCAAGATCGAGGCGCTGATCGGACCGATCTTCGTCGCCTCGCTCGACCGAGCCGTCGCCGCCGGCGATGCGCGGGTCTGCGGCGGTGAGCCACTCAACCTGTTCTGGTTTGCGCATCATACGGTGATGACAGCTGCGCTGACCAGGCTGCCCTCCATGCCGTGTCTCGCCTATGGCGGTCCGAACGATCTGGAGCGGCAGCTTTGTGAGTTTCTCCTCCGAGGCATCGGACTTAACGACGCCGCAATTGCTTCGCATCTGGGCCACGATCAGGCCGGTGGTGTGGGCAAGACGGCAATTGCAGAAAGCGTATGA
- a CDS encoding thiamine pyrophosphate-dependent enzyme produces the protein MSKANLLDRRQVVSALLANRKDVVAIGGLGASTNDITAAGDHARNFYLWGGMGGAAMIGLGLALAQPTLPVLVITGDGEMLMGMGSLATIGLQKPANLSIAVLDNEAYGETGGQTSHTSAAADLVGVARACGIKDSRAISTMAEVEAFAKAVHDLTAGPRFASVKIDSANLERILPTRDGTYILNRIRGDLGFQPI, from the coding sequence ATGAGCAAGGCCAATCTCCTCGATCGCCGTCAGGTGGTCTCCGCGCTGCTTGCGAACCGCAAGGACGTCGTCGCGATCGGCGGCCTCGGGGCCTCGACCAACGACATCACCGCCGCCGGCGACCACGCCCGCAACTTCTATCTCTGGGGCGGCATGGGCGGCGCTGCGATGATCGGCCTCGGCCTCGCGCTGGCTCAGCCGACACTGCCGGTGCTGGTCATCACCGGCGACGGTGAGATGCTGATGGGCATGGGCAGCCTTGCCACCATTGGCCTGCAGAAGCCGGCCAATCTCTCGATCGCGGTGCTCGACAACGAGGCCTATGGCGAGACCGGCGGCCAGACCAGCCATACCTCCGCCGCTGCCGACCTCGTCGGCGTCGCCAGGGCCTGCGGTATCAAGGACAGCCGGGCGATCTCGACCATGGCCGAGGTGGAGGCCTTCGCCAAAGCCGTCCACGACCTCACGGCCGGGCCGCGATTTGCCAGTGTGAAGATCGATAGCGCCAATCTGGAGCGCATCCTGCCCACGCGGGATGGGACGTACATTCTCAACCGGATCCGAGGGGACCTCGGCTTTCAGCCCATCTAG
- a CDS encoding phosphonopyruvate decarboxylase, translating to MHARTDAADTAPTWPDDIFATLQRFDVRQVPYVPDAGHSKLILRVLDSPAMRGIPLTTEEEGVALLAGAWAGGQRGVLLMQSSGVGNCINMLSLIPILRFPFLTLVTMRGEWGEFNPWQVPMGSTTQGVLELSGIKVLRASNAAEVPAVLEAAAAQAYNALTPTAVLLSQRLIGAKVFTK from the coding sequence ATGCACGCCCGCACTGATGCTGCCGACACGGCGCCGACCTGGCCCGACGATATCTTCGCGACCTTGCAACGCTTCGACGTCCGCCAGGTGCCCTACGTGCCCGATGCCGGCCATTCGAAGCTGATCCTGCGCGTGCTGGACTCGCCTGCGATGCGCGGCATTCCGCTGACGACGGAGGAGGAGGGCGTGGCGCTGCTCGCCGGCGCCTGGGCCGGCGGCCAGCGCGGCGTCCTGCTGATGCAGTCCAGCGGCGTCGGCAATTGCATCAACATGCTGTCGCTGATCCCGATCCTGCGCTTTCCGTTCCTGACGCTCGTTACGATGCGAGGTGAGTGGGGCGAGTTCAATCCGTGGCAGGTGCCGATGGGCTCGACCACGCAGGGCGTACTCGAGCTCTCGGGCATCAAGGTGCTGCGCGCCTCGAACGCGGCCGAGGTGCCCGCGGTGCTGGAAGCAGCTGCGGCGCAGGCCTACAACGCACTCACGCCCACCGCCGTCCTGCTGTCGCAGCGCCTGATCGGCGCCAAGGTTTTCACCAAATGA
- a CDS encoding cytochrome P450, protein MNADAKELAASFDLERLTPEFYDNPYPTYRALRENEPVKRLPSGTVFLTRYDDLVTAYKNTRSFSSDKKREFAPKYGDTPLYEHHTTSLVFNDPPSHTRVRRLIMGALSPRAIASMEGDLIKLVDGLLDAIAAKGRCELIEDFAASIPIEVIGNLLDVPHEERAPLRDWSLAILGALEPVVSPEAAARGNTAVTDFLGYLETLVARRRAKPGNPDRDVLTRLIQGEENGERLTEKELLHNCIFLLNAGHETTTNLIGNGLVALHRHPDQKQRLIDNPDLIKTAVEEILRYESSNQLGNRMTTERVELGGVMLEAGTSVTLCIGAANRDPAQFAEPETFDIARTPNRHLAFATGAHQCAGMALARLEGAIAISRFLARFPDYAVSGQPVRGGRVRFRGFSSVPCATG, encoded by the coding sequence ATGAACGCAGATGCGAAGGAGCTGGCGGCGAGCTTCGACCTCGAGAGACTGACGCCGGAGTTCTACGACAACCCCTATCCGACCTATCGTGCACTGCGGGAGAACGAGCCGGTCAAGCGCCTGCCGAGCGGCACCGTGTTCCTGACCCGCTATGACGATCTCGTCACCGCCTACAAGAACACCAGGTCGTTCAGCTCGGACAAGAAGCGCGAGTTCGCGCCGAAATATGGCGACACGCCGCTCTACGAGCACCACACGACGAGCCTTGTCTTCAACGACCCGCCTTCGCACACCCGCGTACGCCGCCTGATCATGGGCGCGCTGTCGCCCCGCGCGATCGCCAGCATGGAAGGCGACCTCATCAAGCTGGTCGACGGCCTGCTGGACGCCATCGCCGCCAAGGGCCGTTGCGAGCTGATCGAGGATTTCGCCGCCTCGATCCCGATCGAGGTGATCGGCAATCTGCTGGACGTTCCCCATGAGGAACGCGCGCCGCTACGCGACTGGTCGCTGGCGATTCTTGGTGCGCTCGAGCCGGTGGTGTCGCCTGAAGCGGCTGCGCGCGGCAACACGGCCGTGACGGATTTCCTTGGCTATCTCGAAACGCTGGTCGCACGGCGGCGCGCGAAGCCGGGCAATCCTGATCGTGACGTGCTGACGCGCCTGATCCAGGGCGAGGAGAACGGCGAGCGGCTGACCGAGAAGGAGCTCCTGCACAATTGCATTTTCCTGCTCAATGCCGGCCACGAGACCACGACCAATCTGATCGGCAACGGCCTCGTCGCGCTGCATCGGCATCCCGACCAGAAGCAGCGGCTGATCGATAACCCCGACCTGATCAAGACCGCGGTCGAGGAGATCCTTCGTTACGAGAGCTCGAACCAGCTCGGCAATCGCATGACTACCGAGCGGGTCGAACTCGGCGGCGTCATGCTCGAGGCCGGCACGTCGGTGACGCTGTGCATCGGAGCTGCCAACCGCGACCCCGCGCAGTTTGCCGAGCCCGAAACATTCGACATCGCGCGCACGCCGAACCGGCACCTCGCCTTTGCCACCGGCGCGCATCAATGCGCCGGCATGGCGCTGGCGCGGCTCGAAGGCGCGATTGCGATCTCGCGCTTCCTGGCGCGCTTCCCGGACTATGCCGTAAGCGGCCAGCCGGTGCGCGGTGGTCGGGTCCGGTTTCGGGGCTTTTCAAGCGTGCCTTGCGCGACCGGATGA
- a CDS encoding sugar phosphate isomerase/epimerase family protein, with the protein MRDFSSDHRWLSLNTATVRKQGDLVEIIDACARHDIRAIDPWRDQVAAAGLDRAARAVRDAGLELSGYCRGGMFTSDVAHRGEVRDDNRRCVDEAKALGAPCVVLVVGGLPQYSRPGSEASRDIFAARGQVEEALAEMLDYARQAKLPLAIEPLHPAYAADRACVNTTKQALDICDRLDPDRTGMLGVALDVYHIWWDPELMGQIARAGQDRLLAFHVCDWLVPTKDILNDRGMMGDGVIDIKSVRAAVEAQGFAGYSEIEIFSNDWWSKPMDEVLRACIARHKALV; encoded by the coding sequence ATGCGTGATTTTTCGTCCGATCATCGCTGGCTGTCGCTGAACACGGCGACGGTCCGCAAACAGGGTGATCTCGTCGAGATCATCGACGCCTGTGCCAGGCACGACATTCGCGCCATCGATCCCTGGCGCGACCAGGTCGCCGCCGCCGGTCTCGATCGCGCGGCGCGCGCGGTGCGCGACGCCGGCCTCGAACTGTCAGGCTATTGCCGTGGCGGCATGTTCACCTCGGATGTGGCGCACCGGGGCGAAGTGCGCGACGACAACAGGCGCTGCGTCGATGAGGCCAAGGCGCTGGGCGCGCCCTGCGTCGTTCTCGTCGTCGGCGGCCTGCCGCAATATTCGCGGCCCGGCAGCGAGGCGTCCAGGGATATCTTTGCAGCGCGCGGCCAGGTCGAGGAAGCGCTCGCCGAGATGCTCGACTATGCCAGGCAGGCGAAGCTGCCGCTGGCGATCGAACCGCTGCATCCCGCCTATGCCGCCGACCGCGCCTGCGTGAACACCACGAAACAGGCGCTCGACATTTGCGACCGGCTCGATCCCGATCGCACCGGCATGCTCGGCGTCGCGCTCGATGTCTACCACATCTGGTGGGATCCTGAGCTGATGGGCCAGATCGCGCGTGCCGGCCAGGATCGCCTGCTCGCCTTCCACGTCTGCGACTGGCTGGTGCCGACAAAAGACATCCTCAACGACCGCGGCATGATGGGCGATGGCGTCATCGACATCAAATCGGTGCGCGCGGCCGTGGAGGCGCAGGGCTTTGCCGGCTATTCGGAGATCGAGATCTTCTCCAATGACTGGTGGAGCAAGCCGATGGACGAAGTGTTGCGCGCCTGCATCGCGCGGCACAAGGCGCTGGTGTAG
- a CDS encoding dihydrodipicolinate synthase family protein: MNKPVQPMSSLSLKLPKPDRSIETYRLAASRTFPVKLEGPLNRIAFSAVHTVADPLAENDPWLSAAVDWDKTIAFREHVWDLGLGVAEAMDTAQRGMGLDWPTSLELMTRSVGAAKRRNALVFSGAGTDHLAVEDAKTIDDVIRAYEEQISAVEKVGGRIILMASRALAKLGRSADDYAKVYDRVLSQVRDPVIIHWLGDMFDPALSGYWGTKDLDKAMDIAVAIINGNVAKVDGVKVSLLDKQREIDMRRRLDKRIRMYTGDDFNYAELIAGDEQGFSHALLGIFDAIAPAASYALSRLAAGDVAGFHDVLGPTVPLSRHIFKAPTRFYKTGVVFMAYLNGHQDHFTMVGGQESTRSTLHLAELFRLADKAGLLANPELATQRMKTVLATHGIEP, from the coding sequence ATGAATAAGCCCGTTCAACCCATGTCGTCATTGTCATTAAAACTGCCGAAACCCGATCGCTCGATCGAGACCTACCGGCTCGCAGCCTCGCGCACGTTCCCCGTCAAGCTCGAGGGGCCGCTGAACCGCATCGCCTTCTCGGCTGTGCACACGGTTGCCGATCCCCTTGCGGAGAACGACCCCTGGCTGTCGGCCGCCGTCGACTGGGACAAGACGATCGCCTTCCGCGAGCACGTCTGGGATCTCGGGCTTGGCGTTGCCGAAGCCATGGACACCGCACAGCGCGGCATGGGGCTGGACTGGCCGACATCGCTGGAGCTGATGACACGCTCGGTCGGCGCCGCCAAGCGCCGCAATGCGCTGGTGTTCTCCGGTGCCGGCACCGACCATCTCGCGGTTGAGGACGCCAAGACCATCGACGACGTCATCCGCGCCTATGAGGAGCAGATCTCGGCGGTCGAGAAGGTCGGCGGCCGCATCATCCTGATGGCCTCTCGCGCGCTCGCCAAGCTCGGTCGTAGCGCCGACGACTACGCCAAGGTCTACGATCGCGTGCTGTCGCAGGTCCGCGACCCCGTGATCATCCACTGGCTCGGCGACATGTTCGATCCGGCGCTGAGCGGCTATTGGGGCACAAAAGATCTCGACAAGGCGATGGACATTGCGGTCGCCATCATCAACGGCAACGTGGCCAAAGTCGACGGCGTAAAAGTCTCGCTGCTCGACAAGCAGCGCGAGATCGACATGCGCCGCCGTCTCGACAAGCGCATCAGGATGTATACCGGCGATGATTTCAACTACGCGGAGCTGATCGCCGGCGACGAACAGGGCTTTTCGCACGCGCTGCTCGGTATCTTCGACGCGATCGCGCCGGCGGCATCCTATGCGCTGTCGCGACTTGCGGCCGGCGACGTAGCCGGCTTCCACGACGTGCTGGGTCCAACGGTGCCGCTGTCGCGTCACATCTTCAAGGCGCCGACGCGCTTCTACAAGACCGGCGTCGTCTTCATGGCCTATCTCAACGGCCATCAGGACCATTTCACCATGGTCGGCGGCCAGGAGAGTACGCGCTCCACGCTGCATCTGGCCGAGCTGTTCCGTCTGGCCGACAAGGCCGGTCTGCTCGCCAATCCCGAACTCGCGACGCAGCGGATGAAGACCGTGCTCGCCACCCACGGTATCGAACCCTGA
- a CDS encoding Gfo/Idh/MocA family protein: protein MTTQRLGLIMNGVTGRMGLNQHLIRSIVAIRDEGGVRLKNGDRVMPDPILVGRSAEKVEALAKRYNVTRWTTDLDAALADNNDTMFFDAATTQARPGLLTQAINAGKHVYCEKPIATNFEEAVEVVKLANAKGVKHGTVQDKLFLPGLKKIAFLRDSGFFGRILSVRGEFGYWVFEGGWQEAQRPSWNYRSEDGGGIILDMVCHWRYVLDNLFGNVRSVVCIGNTDIPERFDEQGKAYKATADDSAYATFQLEGGIIAHINMSWVTRVYRDDLVTFQVDGSHGSAVAGLTDCMIQARQATPRPVWNPDEKRLHDFYGDWQKLPDNVSYDNGFKEQWEMFIRHVYEDAPYKFTLLEGAKGVQLAECALKSWKERRWIDVAPIKV from the coding sequence ATGACCACCCAACGTCTCGGCCTCATCATGAACGGCGTTACCGGCCGCATGGGGCTCAACCAGCATCTGATCCGCTCGATCGTCGCGATCCGCGACGAGGGCGGCGTCCGCCTGAAGAACGGCGACCGCGTCATGCCCGATCCGATCCTGGTCGGCCGCAGCGCCGAGAAGGTCGAAGCGCTCGCCAAACGCTACAACGTCACGCGCTGGACGACCGACCTCGACGCGGCGCTGGCCGACAACAACGACACCATGTTCTTCGACGCCGCGACCACGCAGGCGCGCCCCGGTCTGCTGACCCAGGCCATCAATGCCGGCAAGCACGTCTATTGCGAGAAGCCGATCGCGACGAATTTCGAGGAAGCCGTCGAGGTGGTAAAACTTGCCAATGCCAAGGGCGTCAAGCACGGTACGGTGCAGGACAAGCTGTTCCTGCCGGGCCTGAAGAAGATCGCGTTCCTGCGCGACTCCGGCTTCTTCGGTCGCATCCTCTCGGTGCGCGGCGAGTTCGGCTATTGGGTGTTCGAGGGCGGCTGGCAGGAGGCGCAGCGGCCGTCATGGAATTATCGCAGCGAGGACGGCGGCGGCATCATTCTGGACATGGTCTGCCACTGGCGCTACGTGCTCGACAACCTCTTCGGCAACGTTAGAAGCGTCGTCTGCATCGGCAACACCGACATTCCCGAGCGTTTCGACGAGCAGGGCAAGGCGTACAAGGCGACCGCCGACGATTCCGCATATGCGACCTTCCAGCTCGAAGGTGGCATCATTGCGCACATCAACATGTCCTGGGTGACGCGCGTCTATCGCGACGACCTCGTCACATTCCAGGTCGATGGCAGCCACGGTTCGGCGGTCGCAGGTCTCACCGACTGCATGATCCAGGCGCGGCAGGCGACGCCGAGGCCGGTGTGGAATCCCGATGAGAAGCGCCTGCATGATTTCTACGGCGACTGGCAGAAGCTGCCCGACAACGTCTCCTACGACAACGGCTTCAAAGAGCAATGGGAGATGTTCATCCGCCACGTCTATGAGGATGCGCCCTACAAGTTCACGCTGCTCGAAGGCGCCAAGGGCGTGCAGCTCGCCGAATGCGCGCTGAAGAGCTGGAAGGAGCGGCGCTGGATCGACGTCGCCCCGATCAAGGTCTGA